The nucleotide sequence GGGAATTAAATCCTTAGCCCTCAACTTTATACTTACAAAATTTGTAATTAAAAATATTAACGTTAAGGGTAAAAGGGACAAAAGGCACTCATAAAGTACCGGCAAAAAATGTTCCGCAAAGGGATAGAATATTTGTGAGTGTATATCTAAATTGAAGACAAAATCGTCGGCGGATATTTGCTTTGTTTTCCCGAATACGCTCAAAGCCAAAACTGCGACGATTGCACCTGCCGAAGCCATGCCTACAAGTCCAAATGAGTCTCTTTCGGATGCAGCCGAGTCTTTTTTCATCTCGGAAACACCGGCTGCTAAGGCCAGAATAAAGGGTACGGTTATTGCTCCTGTAGTTGTTCCCGAAGAATCAAACGCTATCGAAATAAATTCTGAAGAGGAAAAGAGAGAGAGCAAAAATATTACGCCGTAAGATAGAGCAAAAATAATTTTTTGCGAAACATTAAATACGGTTCGTAAAATACCGAAAACCACAAAGGCTGCAACACCGACAGAAACAACTATTATAAGCCTTAATGCCGGAATCCCGCTTTTTGTTACTGTATTTACCTGACTTGCCAAAATCTGTAAATCGGGTTCAGCAATTGAAATTAAAAAACCGAGGGCAAAGCCTCCTAAAATCAAAATCAGAACATTATTCCTTTTTGTGATTTCTTTGCCCATTTGTAAACCGATTTTTGTAACACTCATTTCGATTCCAAACAGAAAGAAAGCCAGCCCTAATATTATGCATACACTCCCGATTAAAAATCTAATAAAGACACTGTAATCGATATGAATAAATGCAAAATTCAAGATAGTAGTCAAAATAACGATGGGTAAAACCGACATTAAGACTTCTTTAAATTTATCAATTAGAATATTCATAACCGAATAATATTATTGACTAAATTTTGATTTTGGTCAATAGGAAGAAATTATTTATGTCTAAGGGCAGATGAGATTGTCTTTAAAATAATATCCCCGTATTTGTCTTTCTTTGCTTTTCCTATTCCAAAGATATTATCCAAATCGGCAGTTGTTGTAGGTTTTTTTAAGCCCAAATCAAAGATGGTCTTATCCGAAAAAATAATATAGGCCGGAACCCTTGCCTCATCGGCAAGCTCCCTGCGCTTTTGTTTTAGTGCATCCACTATTGCCTTACTGCAAGCATCTAAAGTATTTTCAGATGTTTGAGGTTTTGATTTTTCTTTTACTTCTTTTTTAACGG is from Treponema denticola and encodes:
- a CDS encoding DUF1538 domain-containing protein encodes the protein MNILIDKFKEVLMSVLPIVILTTILNFAFIHIDYSVFIRFLIGSVCIILGLAFFLFGIEMSVTKIGLQMGKEITKRNNVLILILGGFALGFLISIAEPDLQILASQVNTVTKSGIPALRLIIVVSVGVAAFVVFGILRTVFNVSQKIIFALSYGVIFLLSLFSSSEFISIAFDSSGTTTGAITVPFILALAAGVSEMKKDSAASERDSFGLVGMASAGAIVAVLALSVFGKTKQISADDFVFNLDIHSQIFYPFAEHFLPVLYECLLSLLPLTLIFLITNFVSIKLRAKDLIPIIKGLIITLIGLFLFMWGAKSGFLDVGIAMGSRLGEIGTRSLILFIGALIGIVSILAEPAVYVLTVQIENVTSGHIPRKIVLTFLCIGVSFAVMLSLLRIIEPSFQLWHMLLPGYIVSLLLSIIVPDLFVSIAFDAGGVASGPMTATFVLSLAQGLANSTPTANVLIDGFGIIAAVALAPIISLQILGLIFKIKSAGEQK